In one window of Nesterenkonia sandarakina DNA:
- the scpB gene encoding SMC-Scp complex subunit ScpB, translating to MAEPISEDLLAAAEAVLMITEEPVSAVELAQVLEVPEHQVIAVLDALRLDIDGISEGSRRRGYELREIAGGYRYYSRADYAEQVSAFVLGGATTRLSQAALETLAVIAYRQPVARSQVAAIRGVNVDSVVRTLVTRGLVDTAGTDPLTGATLYVTTADLLERLGINSVQELPQLSPHLPGIEAAGELEGES from the coding sequence ATGGCTGAGCCGATCAGCGAGGACCTGCTCGCCGCCGCCGAGGCGGTGCTGATGATCACCGAGGAGCCGGTCTCCGCGGTGGAACTCGCACAGGTGCTCGAGGTCCCCGAACACCAGGTCATCGCGGTGCTCGACGCGCTGCGACTGGACATCGACGGGATCAGCGAAGGATCCCGGCGTCGCGGCTATGAGCTGCGCGAGATCGCCGGAGGCTACCGCTACTACTCGCGGGCCGACTACGCCGAGCAGGTCTCCGCCTTCGTCCTGGGCGGGGCCACCACCCGGCTCTCCCAGGCCGCGCTGGAGACTCTGGCGGTGATCGCCTACCGGCAGCCGGTGGCACGTTCCCAGGTGGCCGCGATCCGCGGCGTCAACGTCGATTCGGTGGTGCGCACCCTGGTCACCCGCGGTCTGGTGGACACCGCCGGCACGGATCCGCTCACCGGCGCGACGCTGTATGTGACCACCGCTGACCTGCTGGAACGGCTCGGGATCAACTCCGTGCAGGAGCTTCCGCAGCTCTCCCCGCACCTGCCGGGGATCGAGGCAGCAGGGGAGCTCGAGGGCGAAAGCTGA
- a CDS encoding prephenate dehydrogenase — MNLLAATPASVRQTPTVLIRGTGLLGASIGLGLRADGHQVLLSDPSPTAQAIAADIGAGTLLERTSAQTTPEIVIVAAPPEATAGEVAAALVRFPEAVVLDIASTKAEILNHLLLLTQDEDAALTRADLTRYVGTHPMAGREKSGPVAARGELFTSMPWVICPATDPSSGDQLSAPAAVEWAEEIGRRLGATVHRMDPVRHDESVALISHLPQIAASLVASRLQDAPVSALALAGNGLRDVTRIAASDPGLWVQILSSNARPVVEILYGLREDMERLIGTLEDPRAAGGQADIAQLIAEGNSGVTRVPGKHGAPPQSFAVLTVIVDDKPGQIAAVLNDVASIGVNVEDLRMEHSAGHQVGMVELSVLPGRRDELAEAMTELGWKVVLS, encoded by the coding sequence ATGAACCTGCTCGCCGCCACCCCGGCCAGCGTGCGCCAGACCCCGACCGTGCTGATCCGCGGCACCGGTCTGCTCGGGGCCAGCATCGGGCTGGGTCTGCGCGCCGATGGGCACCAGGTGCTGCTCTCCGACCCCTCACCCACCGCCCAGGCCATCGCCGCAGACATCGGTGCCGGCACCTTGCTCGAGCGCACCTCCGCGCAGACCACCCCGGAGATCGTCATCGTCGCCGCGCCCCCGGAGGCCACCGCCGGGGAGGTCGCGGCCGCCCTGGTGCGTTTCCCCGAGGCCGTGGTGCTCGACATCGCCTCCACCAAGGCCGAGATCCTGAACCACCTGCTGCTCCTGACCCAGGACGAGGACGCCGCGCTCACCCGTGCCGACCTGACCCGCTACGTGGGCACCCACCCGATGGCGGGCCGCGAGAAGTCCGGGCCGGTGGCCGCGCGCGGTGAGCTCTTCACCTCCATGCCCTGGGTGATCTGTCCTGCGACGGACCCCAGCTCCGGGGACCAGCTCTCCGCCCCGGCGGCCGTGGAATGGGCCGAGGAGATCGGACGTCGACTCGGGGCGACCGTGCACCGGATGGATCCGGTGCGACACGATGAGTCGGTGGCGCTGATCTCGCACCTGCCGCAGATCGCCGCCTCACTGGTGGCCTCGCGGCTCCAGGACGCCCCGGTCTCCGCGCTGGCGCTGGCCGGCAACGGACTGCGCGACGTCACCCGGATCGCCGCCTCGGACCCGGGGCTCTGGGTGCAGATCCTCTCCTCCAACGCGCGCCCGGTGGTGGAGATCCTCTACGGGCTGCGCGAGGACATGGAACGGCTGATCGGTACGCTGGAGGACCCGCGTGCCGCCGGTGGTCAGGCCGACATCGCGCAGCTGATCGCCGAGGGCAACTCCGGGGTCACCCGGGTGCCTGGCAAGCACGGCGCCCCGCCGCAGTCCTTCGCGGTGCTCACCGTGATCGTCGACGATAAGCCAGGCCAGATCGCGGCTGTGCTCAACGATGTGGCCAGCATCGGGGTCAACGTGGAAGACCTGCGCATGGAACACTCCGCCGGCCACCAGGTCGGCATGGTGGAGCTCTCGGTGCTCCCCGGACGGCGAGACGAGCTCGCCGAAGCCATGACCGAACTTGGATGGAAGGTAGTGCTCTCGTGA
- a CDS encoding AMP-binding protein, which translates to MTGPSYRELHARSLAQREEFWLAAAEQVHWDREPLRALDDSAAPIYRWFPEAELNLSYNCLDRHVQAGRGDQTALIYDSAVTGTVRSYSYTELTHEVAQCAGMLRELGVAAGDRVIIYLPMIPQAPIAMLACARIGAVHSVVFGGFAAKELASRIDDASPDVVLTASGGIEPTRKVEYLPTVDEALRLASHQVRHVVVQAREGFAHSREEFAAGWNASASTSSNTDPNTGSNTDASVDSPAHWHDWAGLAARAEPAAPVAVRATDPLYILYTSGTTGRPKGVVRDQGGTAVALTWSMQAIYDVGPGETMLTASDVGWVVGHSFIVYGPLLVGATTVLYEGKPVGTPDAGAFWRMIQQHRITALFTAPTALRAIRKTDPEAALVADYDISSLRHLYAAGERLDPVTQGWITDALGVPVIDNWWQTETGWPIAANPVGIEALPVKEGSATVPMAGYDVVILDAAGEELPAGQEGNIALRLPMPPGTLPTLWGDDQRYIDSYLAAFPGFYTTGDSGYLDADGYLFVMGRTDDVINVAGHRLSAGAIEAVVASHPAVAECAVIGLQDELKGQRASGFVVLKSGRTDDPKTLQSELTELVRRDIGPVADFKTVAVVAALPKTRSGKILRKTMRQIADGEQARVPSTIEDASVLEDLIPVLRPRR; encoded by the coding sequence ATGACCGGTCCGTCCTACCGCGAGCTGCACGCACGTTCATTGGCTCAGCGTGAAGAGTTCTGGCTCGCCGCCGCGGAGCAGGTCCATTGGGACCGGGAGCCCCTGCGAGCGCTCGATGACTCAGCGGCACCGATATACCGCTGGTTCCCCGAGGCGGAGCTGAACCTGAGCTACAACTGTCTGGACCGCCATGTGCAGGCCGGGCGTGGCGATCAGACCGCGCTGATCTATGACTCCGCGGTCACCGGAACCGTGCGCAGCTACAGCTACACCGAGCTGACCCACGAGGTGGCCCAGTGCGCCGGGATGCTCCGTGAGCTGGGGGTGGCGGCGGGGGACCGGGTCATCATCTACCTGCCGATGATCCCGCAGGCACCCATCGCGATGCTCGCCTGCGCGCGGATCGGGGCGGTGCACTCCGTGGTCTTCGGCGGATTCGCCGCGAAGGAGCTGGCCTCCCGGATCGACGACGCCTCGCCCGACGTCGTGCTGACCGCCAGCGGAGGGATCGAGCCCACCCGCAAGGTGGAGTACCTGCCCACCGTGGACGAGGCGCTGCGCCTGGCCTCCCACCAGGTCCGGCACGTGGTGGTCCAGGCCCGCGAGGGCTTCGCGCACAGCCGCGAGGAGTTCGCGGCCGGCTGGAACGCGAGCGCAAGCACCAGCTCAAACACCGACCCGAACACCGGCTCGAACACCGACGCCAGCGTCGATTCTCCCGCGCACTGGCACGACTGGGCCGGGCTGGCCGCCCGGGCCGAACCCGCCGCGCCGGTCGCGGTGCGTGCCACCGACCCGCTCTACATCCTCTACACCTCCGGGACCACCGGTCGGCCCAAGGGCGTGGTCCGGGATCAGGGAGGCACCGCCGTCGCGCTGACCTGGTCGATGCAGGCCATCTACGACGTCGGCCCGGGGGAGACCATGCTCACCGCCTCCGACGTCGGATGGGTGGTCGGGCACTCGTTCATCGTCTATGGGCCGCTTCTGGTTGGGGCCACCACGGTGCTCTACGAGGGCAAGCCGGTGGGCACCCCCGATGCCGGCGCGTTCTGGCGGATGATCCAGCAGCACCGGATCACCGCGCTGTTCACCGCTCCCACCGCCCTGCGCGCGATCCGCAAGACCGACCCGGAGGCGGCCCTGGTGGCCGACTATGACATCTCCTCGCTGCGTCATCTCTATGCTGCGGGGGAGCGGCTGGACCCGGTCACCCAGGGCTGGATCACCGATGCGCTGGGAGTCCCGGTGATCGACAACTGGTGGCAGACCGAGACCGGCTGGCCGATCGCGGCGAATCCGGTCGGGATCGAGGCGCTGCCGGTGAAGGAAGGCTCCGCCACCGTCCCGATGGCCGGCTACGACGTGGTGATCCTCGACGCCGCCGGGGAGGAGCTCCCGGCGGGGCAGGAGGGCAACATCGCGCTGCGCCTGCCCATGCCCCCGGGCACCCTGCCCACCCTGTGGGGAGATGACCAGCGCTACATCGACTCCTACCTCGCCGCCTTCCCCGGCTTCTACACCACCGGGGACTCCGGGTACCTGGATGCCGACGGCTACCTCTTCGTCATGGGTCGCACCGATGACGTGATCAACGTGGCTGGACACCGGCTCTCGGCCGGCGCCATCGAAGCGGTCGTGGCCTCCCATCCCGCGGTGGCCGAATGCGCGGTGATCGGGCTGCAGGACGAGCTCAAAGGGCAGCGCGCCTCCGGGTTCGTGGTGCTCAAGTCCGGCCGCACCGATGACCCCAAGACGCTGCAGTCCGAGCTGACCGAGCTGGTGCGTCGAGACATCGGACCGGTGGCCGACTTCAAGACGGTGGCGGTGGTCGCCGCGCTGCCGAAGACCCGTTCGGGCAAGATCCTGCGCAAGACGATGCGCCAGATCGCCGACGGCGAGCAGGCGCGGGTGCCTTCCACCATCGAGGACGCCTCGGTGCTGGAGGACCTGATCCCGGTGCTGCGCCCCCGGCGGTAG
- the cmk gene encoding (d)CMP kinase, producing the protein MSQEQRLIIAVDGPSGSGKSSVCRAVARQLGAAYLDTGAMYRAATWYCLAQGVDLDDEQAVAVAVEEVPLTISTDPEHQVITVGQSDVTAAIRETRISERVSEIATNRPARALLIAAQRRIIDDAGFIVAEGRDITTVVAPDAQVRVLLTASAEARLRRRGLQLGGAETAEALRRQVIDRDTRDSTASNFTEAADGVAVLDSSDLTFQETIDALIQRVEQVSDEPLSIPSAGASRGESR; encoded by the coding sequence GTGAGTCAAGAACAGCGCCTGATCATCGCGGTGGATGGACCCTCTGGGTCCGGAAAGTCCAGCGTCTGCCGCGCCGTGGCTCGACAGCTCGGCGCCGCCTATCTGGACACCGGGGCGATGTACCGCGCCGCCACCTGGTACTGCCTGGCCCAGGGGGTGGACCTCGACGACGAGCAGGCCGTGGCCGTCGCCGTGGAGGAGGTGCCGCTGACCATCTCCACCGACCCCGAGCACCAGGTCATCACCGTGGGACAGAGCGACGTCACCGCCGCGATCCGGGAGACCCGGATCTCGGAGCGGGTCTCCGAGATCGCGACCAACCGGCCTGCCCGGGCGCTGCTGATCGCCGCCCAGCGTCGGATCATCGACGACGCCGGCTTCATCGTCGCCGAGGGCCGCGACATCACCACCGTGGTGGCCCCCGACGCGCAGGTGCGCGTGCTGCTCACCGCCTCCGCCGAGGCCCGGCTGCGCCGCCGCGGCCTCCAGCTGGGCGGCGCCGAGACCGCCGAGGCGCTGCGCCGCCAGGTGATCGACCGCGACACCCGCGACTCCACCGCATCGAACTTCACCGAGGCAGCCGACGGCGTCGCCGTGCTGGACTCCTCGGACCTGACCTTTCAGGAGACCATCGACGCGCTGATCCAGCGTGTGGAGCAGGTCTCCGATGAACCCCTCTCGATCCCATCTGCAGGAGCATCCCGTGGCGAATCACGCTGA
- the der gene encoding ribosome biogenesis GTPase Der, which yields MPSVEDDRLAERLASITEEEAEARAAALRAGLSDYELAEEDAAVLEFDEDDEDYEPYVAAPPALAVIGRPNVGKSTLVNRITRSKEAVVEDVPGVTRDRVSYEAEWNGKDFTLVDTGGWEQDARGMHKRVAEQAEMAVDEADAVIFVVDGLVGATAVDEAVVRMLRRKKKPVLLVANKVDAPAHMSEVYGLWNLGLGEPYPVSALHGTGTGDLLDAAVKALPEFAEHGGMIPAGGPRRVALVGRPNVGKSSLLNKLAGSERVVVDSVAGTTMDPVDEFIELGGETWRFVDTAGIRRRQHMASGSEYYAMLRTQRALDKAEVAVVLLSVEEPVSEQDVRIIQMAVDSGRALVVAYNKWDLMDEERRYYLEREVTRDLAHISWAPRVNVSALTGWHKDKLAPALDTALTSWGRRISTGRLNAFLGELVAAHPHPVRGGKQPRILFATQPSTKPPRFVLFTTGFLDPGYRRYITRRLRETFDFTGSPIEVSMRVREKRKRK from the coding sequence ATTCCGAGCGTGGAGGACGATCGCCTGGCCGAACGTCTGGCCTCGATCACCGAGGAGGAGGCCGAGGCGCGTGCCGCGGCGCTGCGCGCCGGGCTCTCCGACTACGAGCTGGCCGAAGAGGACGCCGCCGTCCTGGAGTTCGACGAGGACGATGAGGACTACGAGCCCTACGTCGCGGCTCCACCGGCGCTGGCCGTGATCGGTCGCCCCAACGTGGGCAAGTCCACGCTGGTCAACCGGATCACCCGCTCCAAGGAGGCCGTGGTCGAAGACGTGCCCGGGGTGACCCGGGACCGGGTCTCCTACGAGGCGGAATGGAACGGCAAGGACTTCACCCTGGTCGACACCGGTGGCTGGGAGCAGGACGCCCGCGGCATGCACAAGCGGGTGGCCGAACAGGCCGAGATGGCCGTGGACGAGGCCGACGCGGTGATCTTCGTCGTCGACGGACTGGTCGGGGCCACCGCCGTGGACGAGGCAGTGGTGCGGATGCTGCGGCGCAAGAAGAAGCCGGTGCTGCTGGTGGCGAACAAGGTCGATGCCCCGGCGCATATGAGCGAGGTCTACGGTCTGTGGAACCTCGGGCTCGGGGAGCCCTACCCGGTCTCCGCGCTGCACGGCACCGGAACCGGTGACCTGCTCGACGCCGCGGTGAAGGCGCTGCCGGAGTTCGCCGAGCACGGCGGCATGATCCCGGCTGGCGGACCCCGCCGGGTGGCACTGGTGGGACGGCCCAATGTGGGTAAGTCCTCGCTGCTGAACAAGCTGGCCGGATCCGAGCGTGTGGTCGTGGACTCCGTGGCCGGCACCACCATGGACCCCGTGGATGAGTTCATCGAGCTCGGCGGGGAGACCTGGCGCTTCGTGGACACCGCAGGCATCCGACGTCGCCAGCACATGGCTTCGGGCTCCGAGTACTACGCGATGCTGCGCACCCAGCGGGCGCTGGACAAGGCCGAGGTCGCCGTGGTCCTGCTTTCAGTGGAGGAGCCGGTCTCGGAACAGGATGTGCGCATCATCCAGATGGCGGTGGACTCCGGGCGGGCCCTGGTCGTGGCGTATAACAAGTGGGACCTGATGGATGAGGAGCGCCGCTACTACCTGGAGCGCGAAGTCACCCGAGACCTGGCGCACATCTCCTGGGCCCCGCGGGTCAACGTCTCCGCGCTGACCGGTTGGCACAAGGACAAGCTCGCCCCTGCCCTGGACACCGCGCTGACCAGCTGGGGACGGCGGATCTCCACCGGTCGGCTCAACGCGTTCCTCGGCGAGCTCGTGGCGGCCCACCCGCACCCGGTCCGCGGCGGCAAGCAGCCGCGGATCCTCTTCGCCACCCAGCCCTCCACCAAGCCCCCGCGCTTCGTGCTCTTCACCACCGGGTTCCTGGACCCGGGCTACCGGCGCTACATCACGCGTCGGCTGCGTGAGACCTTCGACTTCACCGGCTCCCCGATCGAGGTCTCCATGCGGGTGCGCGAGAAGCGCAAGCGCAAGTAA
- a CDS encoding pseudouridine synthase, which produces MKSSGPDRRAREAQRREPRAATAARTPKAGQTGGPFSSEDPQRMISTGPRRAKPRRDEAEENFAEVHDPEGVRLQKVLAQAGVASRRVCEALISEGRVAVDGKVIIEPGIRVQPEKVAIHVDGVRIQLSVEHQYVMFNKPAGVVTTMSDPHGRPCINDYLTEEMKAARLFHVGRLDAETEGLLLLTNDGELANRLTHPSYEVPKTYVVEVAGPVFKEVGKKLRAGIDLEDGPIAVDDYRQLGSDGRRTMIQVTLHSGRNRIVRRIFDHVGHPVLRLVRTALGEITIGDQQQGTVRPLGRLELGHLLELTSGDVPGSSGNGARHGDVGGSRPSEGGPR; this is translated from the coding sequence ATGAAATCTTCGGGCCCAGACCGCCGCGCGCGCGAGGCGCAGCGGCGCGAGCCGCGTGCCGCCACCGCAGCCCGCACCCCGAAGGCCGGTCAGACCGGGGGACCGTTCTCCTCCGAGGACCCGCAGCGGATGATCTCCACCGGTCCTCGCCGCGCCAAGCCGCGCCGCGATGAGGCCGAGGAGAACTTCGCAGAGGTCCACGACCCCGAGGGCGTGCGGCTGCAGAAGGTCCTCGCCCAGGCCGGGGTCGCCTCCCGCCGGGTCTGCGAGGCGCTGATCTCCGAAGGCCGGGTCGCCGTGGACGGCAAGGTCATCATCGAACCCGGCATCCGGGTGCAGCCCGAGAAGGTCGCCATCCACGTGGACGGCGTGCGGATCCAGCTCAGCGTGGAACACCAGTATGTGATGTTCAACAAGCCCGCGGGCGTGGTCACCACGATGTCGGATCCCCACGGCCGCCCCTGCATCAATGACTACCTCACCGAGGAGATGAAGGCCGCCCGGCTCTTCCACGTCGGCCGGCTCGACGCCGAGACCGAAGGCCTGCTGCTGCTCACCAACGACGGCGAGCTGGCCAACAGGCTCACCCACCCCTCCTACGAGGTGCCCAAGACCTATGTGGTCGAGGTCGCCGGGCCGGTGTTCAAAGAGGTCGGCAAGAAGCTGCGCGCCGGGATCGACCTCGAGGACGGGCCGATCGCGGTGGATGACTACCGGCAGCTGGGCAGCGACGGCCGGCGCACCATGATCCAGGTGACCCTGCACTCCGGGCGCAACCGGATCGTGCGCCGGATCTTCGACCACGTCGGCCATCCGGTGCTGCGCCTGGTGCGCACCGCCCTGGGCGAGATCACCATCGGAGACCAGCAGCAGGGCACCGTGCGCCCGCTGGGCCGGCTCGAGCTGGGCCACCTGCTCGAGCTGACCAGCGGCGATGTGCCCGGCAGCTCCGGCAACGGCGCCCGCCACGGTGATGTCGGCGGCTCCCGCCCGAGCGAGGGCGGTCCGCGATGA
- a CDS encoding GntR family transcriptional regulator: MRASDRAYTTLRQEILDGELTPGTLLGEVDQAERLGLSRTPLREALSRLIADGLADQAKGRGTVVSSISTTDVDLLFELRLPLEVQSARLAAERGDPARFTALAERFAAAEKDLRARPRDRDHTEEDKLYYELTEELDEAVSEAVDNPYLSHTLRSMRAHLVRARRLAQHEPERLAASAREHLEVCTAIASGDAETAGAAMLIHLRRSLAYITAQHETAPLPSPSSTES; the protein is encoded by the coding sequence ATGCGTGCCAGCGATCGTGCCTACACCACTCTGCGGCAGGAGATCCTTGACGGGGAGCTGACCCCGGGGACCCTGCTCGGTGAGGTCGACCAGGCCGAACGGCTCGGCCTCTCTCGCACGCCGCTGCGCGAGGCGCTGTCCCGGCTGATCGCGGACGGGCTCGCTGACCAGGCCAAAGGGCGCGGCACGGTGGTCAGCTCGATCTCCACGACCGACGTGGATCTGCTCTTCGAGCTGCGCCTCCCGCTGGAGGTCCAATCTGCCCGCCTCGCCGCCGAGCGCGGGGACCCGGCGCGCTTCACCGCCCTCGCGGAACGCTTCGCCGCCGCAGAGAAGGACCTGCGCGCGCGCCCCCGAGACCGGGATCACACCGAGGAGGACAAGCTCTACTATGAGCTCACCGAGGAGCTCGACGAGGCAGTCTCTGAGGCTGTGGACAATCCCTATCTGAGCCACACCCTGCGCAGCATGCGCGCCCACCTGGTCCGCGCCCGCCGGCTGGCCCAGCACGAGCCCGAGCGGCTCGCCGCCTCAGCCCGCGAGCACCTGGAGGTCTGCACCGCCATCGCCTCGGGGGATGCCGAGACCGCTGGGGCCGCGATGCTGATCCACCTGCGCCGCAGCCTCGCCTACATCACCGCCCAGCACGAGACGGCCCCCCTGCCGTCACCCAGCAGCACCGAATCCTGA
- a CDS encoding trimeric intracellular cation channel family protein, translated as MDLALLAVELLGTFAFAVSGALLAARKGFDVVGSLLLASMAGLGGGVTRDIIIGEGTPAAFSQPIYLAPVLVAVVLVLTGLLHETRLRRTLLVFDAVGLSLFCLTGTVIAYNAGLNEIACVLLGVTTAVGGGAMRDVVANETPQIFNPRGVYAVPAMFGAGLMVIVLSYELPLIWAGLVVSSLVFALRMISLKRGWRVPLAGRRSGRPATGDGET; from the coding sequence ATGGACCTCGCGCTGTTGGCTGTGGAGCTGCTGGGCACCTTCGCCTTCGCCGTCTCCGGTGCGCTGCTGGCTGCTCGCAAGGGATTCGACGTGGTCGGCTCGCTGCTGCTGGCCTCCATGGCGGGCCTGGGCGGGGGCGTGACCCGAGACATCATCATCGGAGAAGGCACCCCGGCCGCGTTCTCGCAGCCGATCTACCTGGCCCCGGTGCTGGTGGCGGTGGTCCTGGTGCTCACCGGGCTGCTCCATGAGACCCGACTCCGGCGGACGCTGCTGGTCTTCGACGCCGTGGGACTCTCGCTGTTCTGCCTCACCGGCACAGTGATCGCGTATAACGCCGGGCTCAATGAGATCGCCTGCGTGCTGCTCGGGGTCACCACCGCCGTGGGTGGCGGGGCGATGCGCGACGTGGTGGCCAACGAGACCCCACAGATCTTCAACCCGCGCGGTGTGTATGCGGTGCCGGCGATGTTCGGTGCCGGGCTGATGGTCATTGTGCTCAGCTACGAGCTGCCGCTGATCTGGGCCGGCCTGGTGGTCTCCAGCCTGGTCTTCGCTCTGCGCATGATCTCGCTCAAGCGGGGCTGGCGGGTGCCGCTGGCCGGGCGCCGGTCCGGCCGCCCCGCTACCGGCGACGGCGAGACCTGA
- a CDS encoding ScpA family protein: MADPAAGAAALIDAEAAASPEAAAADAGPEASATGFTVSLENFDGPFDLLLGLIAKREMDVTAVAISAVTDEFISYVRGLSHHQALDESSNFILVAATLLDLKAAQLLPGGEVEAEEDIAALEARDLLFARLLQYRAFKHIAGHLAEQIQTHSDRFPRQPGSHPELTRLLPELVFKTTPEDLKVIAEHAFARPEMEPDHIRFEHLHSHAVDIRAEMAVMTALLREAGELRFTELIREAESRLVVVVRFLGLLELYRDRDVSFEQETPLGELRVIWSGPATGSIAALDRAAAEWAEPEKENPENG; encoded by the coding sequence GTGGCGGACCCGGCAGCAGGCGCCGCGGCGCTCATCGATGCCGAAGCAGCCGCGAGCCCGGAGGCCGCCGCGGCAGACGCCGGGCCCGAGGCCAGCGCCACCGGGTTCACGGTCTCCCTGGAGAACTTCGACGGACCCTTCGACCTGCTGCTCGGGCTGATCGCCAAGCGCGAGATGGACGTCACCGCAGTCGCGATCTCCGCGGTCACCGATGAGTTCATCAGCTACGTGCGGGGACTCTCACATCACCAGGCGCTGGATGAGTCCTCGAACTTCATCCTGGTGGCGGCCACCTTATTGGACCTCAAGGCCGCCCAGCTGCTGCCCGGCGGGGAGGTCGAGGCCGAGGAGGACATCGCCGCCCTGGAGGCCCGCGACCTGCTCTTCGCAAGGCTGCTTCAATACCGGGCGTTCAAGCACATCGCCGGACATCTCGCCGAGCAGATCCAGACCCACTCGGACCGGTTCCCGCGCCAGCCCGGCAGCCACCCGGAACTGACCCGGCTGCTTCCGGAGCTGGTCTTCAAGACCACCCCGGAGGATCTGAAGGTCATCGCCGAGCATGCCTTCGCCCGGCCGGAGATGGAACCGGACCACATCCGGTTCGAGCATCTTCACTCCCACGCGGTGGACATCCGAGCTGAGATGGCGGTCATGACCGCCCTGCTGCGCGAGGCCGGCGAACTGCGCTTCACCGAGCTGATCCGTGAGGCCGAGAGCCGGCTCGTCGTCGTCGTCCGGTTCCTGGGTCTGCTGGAGCTCTACCGCGACCGCGACGTCAGCTTCGAGCAGGAGACGCCGCTGGGGGAGCTGCGCGTGATCTGGTCCGGGCCCGCCACCGGAAGCATCGCGGCGCTGGATCGTGCCGCGGCGGAATGGGCAGAGCCAGAGAAGGAGAACCCGGAGAATGGCTGA
- a CDS encoding ParA family protein, whose translation MGPTGRPKHEFADPAPLSSHGPARVIAMVNQKGGVGKTTSAINLGAALAEYGRRVLMVDFDPQGALSAGFGTSPHELETTVYNVLMEREVTTRDAIVSTHVENVDLLPANIDLSAAEVQLVNEVAREQVLDRALRQVRNDYDVIIIDCQPSLGLLTVNALTAAHGVVIPLEAEYFALRAVALLVDTIEKVQDRLNPDLEIDGVVVTMVDLRTLHAREVIARIVEAFGEKVFETVIKRSVKFPDATVAAEPITAYARKHEGAKAYRQLARELILRGGSP comes from the coding sequence ATGGGCCCCACGGGCCGACCCAAGCATGAGTTCGCCGATCCGGCTCCGCTGAGCAGCCACGGCCCCGCTCGCGTGATCGCCATGGTCAACCAGAAGGGCGGAGTGGGCAAGACCACCTCCGCGATCAACCTCGGCGCCGCTCTCGCCGAATACGGCCGCCGCGTGCTGATGGTGGACTTCGACCCGCAAGGTGCGCTCTCCGCGGGATTCGGCACCAGCCCCCATGAGCTGGAGACCACCGTCTACAACGTGCTCATGGAGCGCGAGGTCACGACCCGCGACGCGATCGTCTCCACCCATGTGGAGAACGTCGATCTGCTCCCCGCCAACATCGACCTCTCCGCCGCAGAGGTCCAGCTGGTCAACGAGGTGGCCCGGGAGCAGGTCCTGGACCGCGCGCTGCGCCAGGTCCGCAACGACTACGACGTCATCATCATCGACTGCCAGCCCTCGCTGGGGCTGCTCACGGTCAACGCCCTGACCGCGGCGCACGGCGTGGTGATCCCGCTGGAGGCGGAGTACTTCGCGCTGCGCGCCGTCGCGCTGCTGGTGGACACCATCGAGAAGGTCCAGGACCGGCTGAACCCGGACCTGGAGATCGACGGCGTGGTGGTCACCATGGTGGACCTGCGCACCCTGCATGCCCGCGAGGTGATCGCCAGGATCGTCGAGGCCTTCGGTGAGAAGGTCTTCGAGACGGTGATCAAACGCTCCGTGAAGTTCCCCGACGCCACCGTCGCCGCCGAACCGATCACCGCCTACGCCCGCAAGCACGAGGGCGCCAAGGCCTACCGGCAGCTGGCCCGTGAGCTGATCCTCCGAGGTGGTTCGCCCTAG